From Nymphaea colorata isolate Beijing-Zhang1983 chromosome 6, ASM883128v2, whole genome shotgun sequence, a single genomic window includes:
- the LOC116256359 gene encoding GDSL esterase/lipase At1g71691-like, producing the protein MLILFSILLILSRFSTATTESNVKAMFVFGDSVVDGGNNDFLDTTAKCNYFPYGVDFPLGATGRCTNGRTSADILGQLLGLPHLLPVFYDPQTKGSSILAGVNYASAAAGILDSTRQSQNIISLSHQIANFGETTLPDLESQLNGSFALSSYLSQSIFFFFIGGGDYMASCTASSGVAVECDLQSLTELLIGNYTNHLMRAYDFGARKFVVFNLMQSGCYPYFKLKNNGSCVESLNEGSTLFNNALSPALENLSEDLPGFSFVYINTSGIIDEIMDDPTTYGLKGTNGSCCFFQVPNGTRGLCVEGTEPCPVRSLYAYYDGLHLTEKLYMHLSTKAYSSELQTEAYPFNVEVLANLNISLMLTGAPSFDTRDH; encoded by the exons ATGTTGATTCTCTTCTCGATCTTGCTCATTCTCTCCCGATTCTCCACAGCGACTACTGAAAGCAATGTCAAAGCAATGTTCGTATTCGGGGATTCAGTCGTTGATGGTGGGAACAACGACTTTTTGGATACTACCGCAAAATGCAACTACTTTCCGTATGGGGTAGATTTCCCATTGGGTGCTACAGGCAGGTGCACAAATGGAAGAACCTCGGCAGACATACTGGGGCAGTTGTTAGGACTGCCTCATTTACTGCCGGTTTTCTACGACCCTCAAACCAAAGGGAGCTCCATTCTCGCCGGAGTAAACTATGCCTCAGCTGCTGCGGGCATCCTTGATTCCACTCGCCAAAGT CAAAATATCATATCTTTGAGCCACCAAATTGCGAACTTTGGGGAAACAACACTGCCGGATCTGGAATCTCAATTGAATGGGAGCTTTGCACTCTCTTCCTATCTCTCTCAGagtatattcttcttcttcattggtGGAGGCGATTACATGGCAAGCTGCACCGCGTCATCAGGCGTGGCTGTAGAGTGTGACCTGCAGAGCCTAACAGAACTGCTCATTGGAAATTACACCAACCACCTCATG AGAGCATATGACTTTGGGGCACGAAAATTCGTGGTATTTAATCTCATGCAGAGTGGTTGTTATCCGTATTTTAAACTTAAGAACAATGGATCGTGTGTGGAATCACTAAATGAGGGATCCACTTTGTTCAACAACGCACTCAGTCCCGCCCTAGAAAATCTAAGTGAGGACTTGCCtggattttcttttgtctaCATCAACACGTCTGGAATCATCGATGAGATAATGGATGATCCAACTACTTATG GATTAAAGGGGACCAATGGAAGTTGCTGCTTCTTTCAGGTGCCGAATGGAACAAGGGGATTATGTGTTGAAGGAACAGAACCATGCCCAGTGAGGAGCCTCTACGCCTATTACGATGGGCTACACCTCACAGAAAAGCTTTACATGCACTTGTCGACAAAAGCATATTCGTCAGAGCTCCAAACTGAAGCCTATCCCTTCAATGTTGAAGTGCTAGCCAACCTTAATATCTCACTGATGCTTACAGGGGCGCCATCATTTGATACCCGTGACCATTAA